In candidate division Zixibacteria bacterium HGW-Zixibacteria-1, one DNA window encodes the following:
- a CDS encoding electron transfer flavoprotein subunit beta encodes MNIVILIKQVPEVELVKIDAAAGEVVLPSGPGIVNPFDEFAVEEGLRLKEKNGGKVTVMTLGSEKSESALRACLALGVDEAIMITDPAFDKSDPQAVAKILAAGLKKLGGYDLILAGKQAVDDDSAQVPAAVAANLDLPQVMFVKKIDSIGDGKAVVWRTTEEGYDIVETALPSVVSVVKEINEPRLPSLKGKMMAKKSPVTKWSAADIGLDGAGVGANSYTRKTKIASPPPRQKGEIIEGATPEEIAEKLYNKLKEKQAL; translated from the coding sequence ATGAATATAGTTATTCTCATTAAACAGGTGCCGGAAGTGGAATTGGTGAAGATCGATGCGGCGGCCGGCGAAGTCGTCTTGCCGTCCGGCCCCGGTATCGTAAATCCATTTGATGAATTCGCGGTTGAAGAGGGTTTGCGGCTAAAAGAGAAAAACGGCGGGAAGGTGACGGTAATGACGCTTGGTTCGGAAAAATCCGAATCCGCCCTCAGAGCCTGTCTGGCCCTCGGGGTCGATGAAGCCATTATGATCACTGATCCTGCTTTCGATAAATCGGATCCGCAGGCGGTCGCCAAAATCCTGGCCGCCGGCCTTAAGAAACTTGGCGGTTATGACCTGATCCTGGCCGGAAAACAGGCGGTTGACGATGACTCGGCCCAGGTGCCGGCCGCTGTCGCGGCCAATCTTGACCTGCCCCAGGTTATGTTTGTGAAAAAGATCGATTCCATCGGCGACGGCAAAGCGGTTGTCTGGCGAACCACCGAGGAAGGTTATGATATTGTTGAGACCGCGCTTCCTTCGGTGGTATCGGTTGTCAAGGAAATCAATGAGCCGAGACTGCCTTCACTCAAAGGCAAAATGATGGCCAAGAAATCTCCGGTGACCAAATGGTCTGCGGCCGATATCGGTCTTGATGGCGCCGGTGTGGGAGCCAATTCATATACCAGGAAAACCAAAATAGCATCGCCCCCGCCGCGACAGAAGGGCGAAATTATTGAGGGCGCCACGCCCGAAGAAATCGCCGAAAAACTATATAATAAGTTAAAAGAGAAACAGGCTTTATAA